The genomic DNA TCCGAAATGGGGgttcccatcccctcccctggtAGGGTCTGCTATACCACCATCCTGCCCTGTCGGTTCCCAGGTTCCCAGGAAGGAAGGTGCGGCCAGTGGCTCGGCTTCCCTGGAGCTGCTCCGTCTACACCCTCCCCGGGGCTCTCGGGGGTTCAGCAGGCAGCCCTGGAGGTGGCCAAGGGCAGCAGCACCCACTCAGGACGGGGGACCCATAAGAGCCGTGGAATCCAGCAGAGCACCCAGCCATCCAAGGCTGCCCTGCGCTGGGCAGTCAGCGCACCTGTCTGAGCCCGTTTGCTCCTGCGGGGCCTGGAGGGAGTAAGACCcgcccgcgggggcgggggcggagcagGCCACAGAGGCCTCCCCACAGGGTACCTGGCTCGCGGGCCACTCCCCACCCCGCGGCTGTGCGGCCTGGCGCTCCCCTGAACCACAcacacctgggtgcccctcctgGTTCCAGGGCAGGTGAATCCACCCGACTTTAGTTTCCCAGctgcaaagggggggggggggcgctggaaGAGCACAGCCCGGAGGGCCGGCGCCCCGCGAGCCCCGTGGACGGCCCCTCGGCTCCCTCCCGGCTGCGTGGGGCAGTGGGGTCCGCCCTGGTCGCCAGCGAGCCCCCGGCCAAGTGGCCGCAGCCGGATCCGCTGGGAGCGCGGGCCTCCGTGCAGACCCGCGGCCCCcgggcggcccccgccccgccccgccccgcccgcgctcACCCTCCGGCCTGGCGTCGCCCTTCGCTTCGGCCAGCAGCAGCCAGCCCAGCGGGGCCAGGAGCAGCAGCGGCCGCATGGCCGGGTCGGGCGCGTCCGGCCGGCCCCGCGGCGCTCGCAGGCTGGAAACTTCGCGACGGGGCCGGCCGCCCGGGGTGCCACGCACGGGGCCCGCCCCGGGGGCGGGGTCgcgccgcccctccccgcgcgcccctccccacgccgcccctccccgcgcgcccctccccgcgcgcccctccccgcgcccccctccccgcgcgcccctccccccgcccccctccgctctcgctccccctcccccgcccccctccgctctcgctccccacccccccgccccgccgccccggggaaGGCTTTCCCCGCAGGCTCGCCCGGAGCTGGGGCGGCTCCCGGGTCCCTCCGCCGGGCCGCGCTCTCCTCCCGGAGCTCCTCCCCCGCGGGAAGCGGGCGGGGGcctgcaggggtgtgtgtgtgtgtgtgcgtgtgtgcgtgtgtgtgtgtgcgtgtgtcggGGGGCGTCGGAGGCATCCGCAGCCCTGGCGAGTCCCCCCTGGCCGCTGGACATGCAGAAGATGCCTCAGCATCTACCAAAAAAGGAAACCACTTAACCCGCCTCTGCGTCCCTGGGCGACGAACGGAACCTCGAGCCAAGGAAGGTCTGGCTCCTGAGGTCTCCgcgttaagtgaatgaatgaatgaatgaatgaatgaatgaatgaaagggagggagggagggaggaaggaaggaaggaaggaaggaaggaaggaaggaaggaaggaaggaaggaaggaaagtggcTTTCTTCAAAGCCCCACAAACCACTCGAGGGTTTCCAGAACCAGGGCTCCTGGAGCAGATGCCAGCCTGGGGCATCCAGCTCTGAGAAGCGAAAGCATCCTCCCTTCCCTGGAAGAGGCCCTCAGACACATCTGGGAGCCTCTTTCCAGCAGATTAGGCTCCAGAGGCGTGGGTGGTGGGTGCAACTCTGGGTGGGCAGGggctcctcccccaacccctggggggcaaagggtggagggaggggcatgTCAGGGGTGCTAGCAACATCACAGAGTAGTCCAGGCCCAGGTGCCGGGGAGAAGAGAAACCAGACTGTTTCAGCAGGGGAAATCCTCTACCAATTTgattaagtggggaaaaaaaggaagtgcgCTATGACCTCACTCAGTAAAAATAGTCTCCCATGGATACAATAGAGACAGCAAATGACACGCAAATGTTTGCAGTGATTATTTCCAGGTTGTGGGACtgcatatatgtataattatatagtGTATATCATGCATTATTTCCtggtagtttttttatttatatttttcattgtttcttaccatttttttttttgcaattaataTGTCCTATTCGTACAATCCAAGCAAAACCAACATATGTTATTTTTAGAAGATAGAATCCCTGGgaacgtgggatccctgggtggcgcagcggtttggcgcctgcctttggcccggggcgcgatcccggagacccgggatcgaatcccacatcgggctcccggtgcatggagcctgcttctccctctgcctgtgtctctgcctctctctctctctctctgtgactatcataaataaataaaaatttaaaaaaatatttaaaaaaaaaaaaaagaatccctgggAACGTTGGAGATCATCTCACTGTTCAGAGATCTACTCACTGTACAGATGGTCGAGGTGAGCGCAGGGGTCACAAGGCAAGTAAAGGGATGGGGCGTGGGTGGAATCCAGGTCTTGTGTCTCCCAGCTGGGACCCGTGGGGTGGGGAGTTTCTGCAGCTGGGGAGTCTTGGTGCCAGAATCCACCGGATGTTTTTGAATTCTGGAGGACACAGACTGAAATCCCAGATCCTTCAAGAAGGAAATGGAGGGATGAGCAGAGGGGTGGAGAATGAGCCTGTGTGGGATGGCTCCATTTTCAAAACTCTTTCTCACTCTATGTTCCCAACGTCCCTGTGAGTTGGGCAGTATTGCCTCTATTTACGAAataagggaactgaggcccagagaagggaagcaacctgcccaacatcacacagctgAGGCGGCTGTAGAGCCTGGCTCTCACTCTCCATTTGCTGGGATCCAAGGAGAACCACTATGGGCAGTAGtgaggacagaagaaaaaaaaaaatctttgggccCCGGGGTTCCCAAAGTCCACGTGCCCAGAGTCCCTGTAACTCAGGAGAGGCAATCACTCCAGGAGGCTGCCGGCCTTCCCCGGAGAAAGGACTCACGCCTCCGGGAAGCCTGCCCTCCATTCCTTCCCGATCTGTTTCCTGCTCCCTTTGCCAAAGTGCTGGAATTTGAACCTGGTCCAAGCTTCATGCACAAGGAGAGCCTGTCTCTTTAACCAGCCGCTGCTGCCGCCCAGATGTGCCTGCTGGTGCGTGCTGCACGTGCTGGGCGCAGTTAAAGGCGCAGGAGCTGCTTCCCTGGGGGGCACCGAGGATAGCGCCCGCCCGAGGGCAGTCCTCTGGTGCCAAGAGGTGGGGCTGCTTTTCTCCCTTGCATGGTCTTCTTTTATCCGTTTCCTTTGCGGAGCCGAGGAAGGATGCTGGACACCCTGCTGCCCGGCCCTGGGCCTCCCGTCCCCTCCACCTGCGCCAGCCAGTTCCTCCCACTGGCACTCAGCCCCTTGAATAACAATAACGGTAGAATTCCCAAGCTGTTCCTTTCAGTGAAACGAGAGAGATACAAGCGTAAGTTATATGCTACCGTTTCTATAAATGGAAATAGCAGTGGTTGcctctattctgttcctctaGGGGGAGGAACAGAATAGCTGGGGTCGGGAGAGAGGAAGACTTTACCCTTTAACTCTTAGCACATGTAGAATTTTGTCTCACGTACCCCTGTTTCTTGtttcctggtttaaaaaaaaatggcaaatggTTATTTTCAGCCCGGCAGTATCCTAAATATATCACATGCTGGTGTCACTGAAGCCTGAGAGCAATCCTACTCTGTTTTATGATCCCCACTTTAtgaatggagaaactgaggcccagggaagttAGCTGACTTGCTAGCAAGGGTGAGGCCAAGATTTGAAGCCCAGAGAACCTGATACCAGGGTCCCCCCGGACGCTTGACGCCCGCCCGGCTCTGTTGTGGCTCCGTGGCTAACCCTGGCCTGTGAGTCCCCTGCTGGGTGGGAAGGAGAGTGGCAAGGGAGTTAAGAACAAGAACGGACACAATGAGGCTTCCTTTTGACCCAGGAATCTGCTTCTAGGAATTATTTCCCCTGCAACATTCACGTCAGTGGGCCAAGGTATACGTCTATTACACCGTTATTTGTAGGAGCGAGTAGAATTATGTGGGTTTACGTTTACTGAACATTCACTGTGGGTCCTGCACCTTGCATTCCTTGCCTGGATTAACTTATCTATTCCTCGAAAACTGAGAGGCAGATTCtctcatcatccccatttcacattAGAATCAAGCATGGTCCAGTCTTTTGTTCTCATGTCACTGTGCCACCCCAAGGGCTCCTGCCTTCCCAAGGGGGTTGGATGGAGCTTTTCTCACAGTAGGCCATGGATACGTATTCTGTGGGGTTTGTGAACTCCAGATGGGAATTAAGAAtgtttatggggtgcctggctggctctgtcataAGAGTGTGAAACTCTTGTTCTCTGGCGtagtgagtttaagccccatgttgggtgtagagattactataaaaataataaactataaaaaaaactGCGTTTATGCTTTGATaataaccttgaaaaaaaaaaggtcagcatACCATAAGATCACCTGGACAAGGCACTTTCTCACAGGGCGCCGGCACTCCAACTTGGCAAACATACCCGTGTCTGCCCACGGCCTGCAGGAAGTCAGCCACCTCAAATGACCGTTTAATTTGCAACAACTGGGAAGCACTGTCTGGCTTTGGAATGTCCTGAAACCAACGTGGAAACAATCGTCCCATTGTCTGCCCCTGTGCTGGTACTGaatttttcccccagaaacaGAGCACAATTGCTCTTTGCATCAATAGCTCACAATTTAAAGGCATTTTCAAATAATGAGACTTTCATGTCTTATGGCATTCAAGAGATTAAAACTCGGGGAGACATCAAGACAGCGACTTGGTGTGACAGAGAAATGGACAGAGTCCTGGGTGCGATTCATGTCTCCATATGCTTGTACATGCGGGCAGACCGAGTCTGGAAGACTTgtcaacaaaatatttcatagaaaatctggttttgggatgcctgggtggctcagcggttgagtgtctgcctttagctcagggcatgatcccagagtcccaggatcgagtcccacattgggcttcctgcaaggagccttcttcttcctctgcctgtgtctctgcctttctctctctgtgtgtctctcatgaatgaataaataaaatcttacttatgagacacagagagagagagaaaagcagagacacaggcagagagataagcaggttccatgcaggaagctcgacgtgggactcgatcctgagactccgggatcaggccctgggctgaaagcagcggcgctaaaccgctgagccacccgggctgccctaaataaaatcttaacactttcatctttttaaaatttacttatgatagtcacacagagagagagaggtagagacgcagggagagacagaggcagactccatgcaccgggaccctgacgtgggatctgatcctgggtgtccaggatcgcgccctgggccaaaggcaggcgccaaaccgctgcaccaccaagggacccctaaataaaatcttaaaaaaaaaaaaaaaaaaagagggtagccccagtggctcagtgctttagcgccgcctgcagtccagggcatgatcctggaggccctggatggagtcccacatcaggctctctgtatgatgcctgcttctccctgtgcctctgcctctctgtctctatgactaaataactaaaatcttaaaaaaaaaaaaagatctggtttacagtggtttctttctttttttccttcctcccttccttctttctttctttcttccttccttccttccttccttccttccttccttccttccttccttccttccttccttccttcctttcttccttccttctctataCTAAGTCTTTCTGCAGGGAGGATAgtcattttaacagaaaaaaagtttccggggatccctgggtggcttagcggtttggcgcctgcctttggtccagggtgtgatcctggagtcccgggatcaagtcccacatcaggctccaggcatggagcctgcttctccctctgcctgtgtctctgcctctctctctcagtctgtgtctctcatgaataaataaataaaatattaaaaaaaaaaaaaagtttcctttttttttttttttttaaccatcagtAGCAAACGGGGGCCCCCACACGTGTTCGGCTTGGCTGGCTCTGGGTTTTTCTTGACAAGTGCGTGGGCCGCGTCCacgccccccatccccccatcccccatccctccgTGGGACGTCGTCCCAGCAGCCGGGATGGGCGGTCCCCGCCGCGTCTCCGCCCcccgccctcggccccgcccccggccccgccccctccgcgacCGAGCGTCGCAAAAGACCGGGCGGCGCTTGACGGCCGGCGTCGTTTGACGGCCGGCGGCAGCCGAAgaggcggaggaggcggaggaggaggaggaggaagccgcGCTGgctgctgcggcggcggcggcggcggcggcggcggggggggccgAGGAGCGAggcgcgggcggccgggccgggccggggggctgGGCGGCGGGCCCGGCggccgcccccgcgccgcgcTCGGCGGCCCGATGTGGCTGCAGCAGCGGCTGAAGGGGCTGCCGGGGCTGCTGTCGAGCAGCTGGGCCCGCCGCCTGCTCGGCCTGCTCGGCCTCTCGCTGCTGCTCCTGTGGCTCGCGGGCtccggggcgcggcgggcggcgggcggcctgCACCTGCCGCCCTGGCCCCGCGGCGAGCCGGGCGCCGCCGAGCCCTCCGCCTGCCTGGAGGCGGCCACCCGCGGCTGGCGCGGCCTGCGGGAGCGCGGCGAGGCGGTGCCGCTGGGCCCCGGCGTGCCCGCCCTGGTGGCCAACGGCTTCCTGGCGCTGGACGCGGCCGCCAACCGGCTGTGGGTGACGCCCGGGGAGCGGGCGCCCGCCGTGGCGCCGGACTTCGTGCCCTTCGTGCAGCTGCGCCCGCTCGGCGCGCTCCCCGAGGCCGGCGAGGCGGTGCTGCTGCTGCGGGAAGGGCTGCTGCGCCGGGTGCGGTGCCTGCAGCTCGGGCCCtcgggccccggccccgcggccgccgcgcccggGCCCGCCTCGGCCTCCGGCCTGGCGCCGGGGCCCGGCCGCGACTGCGTGCTGCTGCAGGAGGACTTCCTGGCGCACCGGGGCCGACCCCACGTCTACCTGCAGCGGATCCAGCTCAACAATCCCACCGAGCGCGTGGCCGCGCTGCAGACGGTGGGGCCCACTGTCGGCCCGGCCCCCAGAGCCTTCACCAGTACGCTGGAGAAGGTGGGAGACCATCAGTTCCTCCTCTACTCGGGCCGCTCCCCGCCTTTTCCCACGGGGCTGGTGCACCTGGTGGTGGTGGCCGCCAAGAAGCTGGTGAACCGGCTCCAAGTGGCGCCCAAGACGCAGCTGGACGAGACAGTGCTGTGGGTGGTGCATGTTTCAGGCCCCATTAACCCCCAGGTGCTCAAAAGCAAAGCAGCCAAGGAGCTCAAGGTGCTCCAGGATTTGGCACGAAAGGAAATGCTGGAGCTCTTGGAGATGCCAGCGGCCGAGCTGCTTCAGGACCACCAGCGCCTCTGGGCTCAGCTCTTCAGCCCAGGTGAGGCCTGGCCAGTTATCGGTCCACAGTCCACACCGTACACCAGGGCACACGGTCCCTCCCGGAGATGCCCCACTAAAGTCTGCAGAGGTGACACTGAACGGGAGCAGAGGGGTGCTGCACGGGGGCTTGCCCACTGACCCCGGGGGCTGACTCTCTGCTCCACCACTCAgcatctgtgtgaccttgggccactTAACTGACCTCCACGGGCCTGTGTTCGATAACTACGGTAGCACTGAGCTCAGGGCTCTTGCGAGATTCTAATGAAAGGGCGACAGTAAAAGAC from Canis lupus dingo isolate Sandy chromosome 2, ASM325472v2, whole genome shotgun sequence includes the following:
- the KIAA2013 gene encoding uncharacterized protein KIAA2013 homolog, whose protein sequence is MWLQQRLKGLPGLLSSSWARRLLGLLGLSLLLLWLAGSGARRAAGGLHLPPWPRGEPGAAEPSACLEAATRGWRGLRERGEAVPLGPGVPALVANGFLALDAAANRLWVTPGERAPAVAPDFVPFVQLRPLGALPEAGEAVLLLREGLLRRVRCLQLGPSGPGPAAAAPGPASASGLAPGPGRDCVLLQEDFLAHRGRPHVYLQRIQLNNPTERVAALQTVGPTVGPAPRAFTSTLEKVGDHQFLLYSGRSPPFPTGLVHLVVVAAKKLVNRLQVAPKTQLDETVLWVVHVSGPINPQVLKSKAAKELKVLQDLARKEMLELLEMPAAELLQDHQRLWAQLFSPGVEMKKITDAHTPSGLTVNLTLYYMLSCSPAPLLSPSLSHRERDQMESTLNYEDHCFSGHATMHAENLWPGRLASVPQILQLSDLWKLTLQKRGCKGLVRVGAPGILQGMVLSFGGLQFTENHLQFQADPDVLHNSYALHGIRYKNDHINLAVLADPEGKPYLHVSVESRGQPVKIYACEAGCLEEPVELTSVPQGHTFPVMVTQPITPLLYISTDLTHLQDLRHTLHLKAILAHDEHMAQQDPGLPFLFWFSVASLITLFHLFLFKLIYNEYCGPGAKPLFRSKEDPSV